In Sphingobacterium sp. SRCM116780, the genomic stretch TCAGGCTTTAATGTCATTTGACTCTCTTCCTTATCCTGTATTACCTACGAGCAATATAGCGGTATCTTTTTTAGCTGCAACGCAGACGTATCGCATACCTTCAGATATGACACTACAAGATAGCTTGACTGGAAATCTGATTCTGATATCTGATACGACCGTCCGTATTTCAGTATCTAGTCATTTGAATGATATTATTATCATTGCTCCAAATATTCATATCGAAAAAGGTTTTAACGGAAATGCTCAGTTTTTTGCGAGTGACTCCATTGTCTTGGAGGATCAAGTACAGTTACAATATCCATCTACGATTGGTTTAATTACAGAAAAAGATCATCAACCAAAAATGAGTATTGGGAATGCATGTAAAATTTCAGGAACTGTGTTTCTCCATGAGAAAGAACGTTCTGACGTTCCTCCTATGGCAAGTTTTGGTAAAGATTGTGTGATTGAAGGTGATATGTACATCGCAGGTCTCTTAGATTATGCTAAAGGTTTTACGATATATGGAAAAGTAAGCTGTTATCGTTTTTTATATAAAAGTCCTTCTTCTCTTTACGAAAACTTTCTGGTCAACATTACTTTTGATCGGTATAAACGTTCGCCTTATTTTATCGGTTCTTATTTACAAAATTCTGGTACAAATAAGCCTTTGAACAAACCTATTAAATGGTATCATGAGATTTAACATCCATCATAAACTCCGAGCTTCCTCACTGATGGAGGTATTGATCTCTATGGTGATCTTACTCGTGGTGTTTGGCATTGGGTTGATGATTTTTACCAATGTGATTTTATCTTCAAAGAGTGAAGAATCAAAAAAGGTGGAGCAAAGAATGGCTGTATTGGCACAACAGGCTCTTGAAGAAGGGGCTTCAGAAGAAATGGAATTGGACGCTGTACATTATCAGGTTAACAAAGAGATTCTTCCACAATTTTCAGATCGTATTCGGATCAGCGTATTGGCGATGAATACAACGAGTGGAAAAATAATCGATAGTTTGATCGTTATAAAGGAATATCAGGATGAAAAATAAGAGACTAAAAGCCTTTACCCTGATGGAGATCAGCATTGCACTATTGATCTCTGCCATTTGTATTGGTATGGCTTTTTATATGTTCCAATTTTTCCAGCAGCTTTACCTTAAGCAACAACAGGATAAACAAGCACGTTTTGCATTCTCATTATTACAACATTTAATAAAAAAAGACCTGGCGCAAGCAAATGCAGCCTATTATGCCGAAAATCAATTGCAATTAGTCGATAGCCTTGGTAGTATTCGCTATACGTTTGATCAACAACATATTTTGCGGGATCATTATCAACAGCATACCGACACATTTAATCTTCATCTAATAGCAGTTGAGGGTAAGTATATAGAGCCTACTCCGCCAAGTTCAACTTGTATCGATCAATTGCAATTGCGCGTTGATTTTGAAAAAAGTACACATACTTTTATATTCGAAAAAAAATATGCGGCCACACAATTAATGCAAATCGCGCAAGCTAACCAACATACAAATTAAGCTGACTATGCCACAGATTGACGTATCTAAATACAAGAAAAAGAAAAATACGGCTATTCCATCATCCGATGATCGTCAGGGATTTGACTTGATTGGTTTTTTTAATAAAGATATTTCTTTTGGGAATGGACAATTATCAGATCGTAAAAAAGAAGAATTTTATTTGGAGTTTAGCACTCTTCTTCTTTCAGGAGTTGATTTGAAAACGGCCTTTGATCTCCTCCTATTGGATCACAAAGACAACAAAGATGGCAAGACTTTTCAGACGATCAAAGATGCTGTTCTTCAGGGAGAAAGTCTATCAGAGGCTATTCAAAAAAACGGTCGATTCAGTAGTTACGAGTTTTACAGTATTCGTATTGGAGAAGAAACTGGAAAATTGGGAGAAGTCATGAAAGAATTGGGTTCTTTTTACAAGAGTAAGATTAGCCAAAAGCGTAAGATTATTTCAGCGTTGACTTATCCTGCTATTGTCATGACGACTTCTTTGGGAGCTGTATTCTTTATGTTGAAATTTGTAGTCCCGATGTTTGCCGATGTATTTTCTCGTTTTGGGGGAGAATTACCTGCCATTACGGCATTTATTCTCCATGTTTCTCAATTTTTAGACCGTACCTTTTGGTGGGGAGTACTCATACTATTGGCTATCTTTATATTCTTTTACGTGAATCGCAAAAAAACTTGGTGGCGGAAATGGTCCTCTACCCTACAATTGCGTTTACCACTATTTGGAGATATCATTCGGAAAATTCATCTTGCTCGCTTTGCAAATACCATGCGACTTTTGGTTAGTACTAACACTCCTTTACTGCAATCAATTCAACTGGTACAACAGATGACTGATTTCTATCCTATTGCACAATCGTTGCAAGAAACAGAAAAGTTCATCTTGCAAGGAGAATCCTTACATGCATCACTTGCTCGTTTTACATTTTATCCTGCCAAGCTGGTCCAATTGATCCGTGTGGGTGAAGAGGTCAATCGCCTAGATTTTTTCTTCGAAAAGATAGCTACGCAATTAACAGAAGAAGTGGAATATAAAACTTCTACTTTATCCAGCTTATTGGAACCTTTTATTATTATTTTTTTAGGCCTCGTTGTCGGTTTAATTCTTATAGCCATGTATTTACCGATGTTCCAAATGAGTAATAGTTTTTAATCTTTATTATCATTATTTTATTCTTTATTATCATTATTTTATTCTTTATTATCATTATTTTATGAAAAAATTAATTTTATTTTTGAGTTGGTTATTTTTTATTCCAACAATTTATGCCCAAAATAGCAATGACTATTTTGTGACTACTGTAACATTTCCAAATGATTATGTTATTGGAGATTATATTGAGTTTGCTACCGCAGCACCAGTTGCATCAGGAGCATCTGCATATTATGAAGTTTCAATAGCATATATACGGAATAGCGTCGCTGCAGCAGCAACGCATATTGTATCTTCCACACATTCAAATTCGGCGAGATGGCAAGAAGCTGGCCGCGTGAACAACAATGTTTATACCTCAGGAGGTGTCAATTTTACCATCGATCATAATCCAGGTACAAAGGCATTTCGAATAAGAGCAATCAATACCTTAGGTGTCGTAACTGCACCATTATTGGTCAATATCAAAATTAGATCTATAAACTTAAATACCTCATTTGTAACCACAAATATCGTTGGTCAAGAAACAAATCCAGTCAATCTATTACCTATGACCAATGATTGGGATCTTATTGTTGGTAATACATTTACGAGTACTGCAGGTATTTTGGCTATTAAAGCCATTTCCAATGGAAATGTCGGTATAGGCACGGCTACTCCTTCTGAAAAACTTGCTGTCAATGGTACTATTCGTGCCAAGGAAATCAAAGTTGATGCGGATCCATGGCCTGATTATGTATTCCATGATGATTATGCATTATTACCTTTGGATAGTTTAGAGCAGTTTGTAAAGACAAATAAGCATTTACCAAAAATCACCCCTGCTCCACAGGTAGATAAAGAAGGTATAGCATTAGGGGAATTAAATAGACAATTGCTTCAAAAAGTGGAAGAGTTAACGCTTTATCTGATTGATCAGAACAAGCAAATTCGCGATTTGCAATCGGAAGTAAATACTTTAAAGAGTAGCAAATAAGAATAAAGGTCTTGCTGATGTATCAGCAAGACCTTTATTTTAATGATCTATTAATTCCAATAAATGTTGTAAACCCCACTTCCCCTTCAATCACTTTACGTTGTTCGCTGTAATTTTTTTTATTGTCCATTTTCAAATTGATAGTAGACAGATAACCTAAAGTTGTTATTTTCTCCAATTCAGCAATGGATTGTACAATAGCTCGATAATCACCTTTGATGGTTAGTAATTTATTTCTAGTAGCACTTGAATCAATTTGCACAAGACGATTTTTTAAAGGATTGTTATTGTAATATACTTGTATAGTAGGACTATTGACAGCTCGGCTAGCATTGGATAGAAAATTATCATCCCAATTCGTAGAATCTGTCTGGTATACCTTCGTAAGACTATCCAATATTTTACTTTTATGCTCCAGTTGATACTGTGCGCTATGACTGACGTCGCTTCCGACTTGTGCAGACAATTGTTTATTGAGACGGTAAGCTTCATATGTTTTCCCAAAGGCAAGCCACCACCCCAATACAAGCATCAAGATAGCGCCAACATATAGCAACTGGTTACGCTTTTTATAATCAATTTCCTTCCACTTGATCATTGTATTCAATTTTTAACGTAAAAGCGTCATTTGTTTCGCCAACTTGTTTATTTCCATATTCCTCTATATTGACTTTCATGATCCATGTATTGTTTTTTATTTCTCGAATCCATTCGTTCAATATATTCAATGAAGGACAAGATCCTTTTATCAAGATGAATTGTGGCTGTTGTATAAGGGTATTACCCAATCCTTTTTGCTGTGGATTGATTTGAATCTGTTCCAAATTGATTGAGTTAAAATTGCGAATTGAAATTCCAATTTGATCCAACAACCAAGCTTTTGAAACTCCTCCATTCCATCCCAATTGTGTAATCAAATTTTCATTAAGCTTGATGTCCTCTTCAATCTTTCCAAGATCTTTTACGGTAGATTGTTGTGTATTGACACGATTGCTTAAATCTTCATTATCTTGATAATAATGGCTAAACAACAGGGTATTGATGAGTAGCAGTGCAAAAAATAACCCCACAAAAAACAAGGCATTTGTTTTAAATTTCTTTTTCTCTTGTACAGTTTCCAGCGTTTTTTTCACGCTCGGAACATCTACGCTATAATCTTCCACATATGTATCCATCAGCGCACTGAAAGCCGATGCATAAGCCAATACATATTCTTGCTTAATAGGCTGATCACCGACTTTAACTACAAACTGACTAGCATGCGCATCGTTGTAGTCATAATGCTGCCATTTAGCCTGAGTAGCATCAATTTCAATACGATGTCTATCAATGATATACCGATGTTCGTAGCTATTCAGTTGTCCAAGAATATTATCCAAGACAAAGGGACCAACAAATAAAGTTGTAATCAAGTAACCAGCTTCCTTAAATCGTTCTAAGAGATTCGCGATGTAATCTTTTCGTACGAAAGCCAACCAAGTTCGATCAGTGCCCTGAAGTTGTTGAACATAAAAACGATCGGCATCATAACTCGGAAAAATACTTTTGATCGTCTCTTCATCAACAACTTGTCCCATATACTCTTTAAAAAGTATCTGACGACTCTCCAAGTGCAATGCAACTGGCCATTGCTTATCCTTTCTTGTTGCAAATTCTTCCCAATCTAAGCTAGTTGTCGTGTCCAAAATTTCTAACTTATCTTTATCCAGTTCTACGGTACAACATCGAAAAATATCTTGATCATTTTCCTGTCGATAGGAAATCCCAGTATACTTCGATAGTTTGTAAAACTGTTTGATTCGTTGAAGCATATATGCGTCCTTTAATAGATAATCGTTGGTTTGATAAACACGACTGAGACTACCTTTTTAGTTGTCTTCTCGCGACTGCTGAATAACCATTTCAAGATTGGAATACGCGACAAAATCGGAATCCCTCGACCGCTATTACCATTTTCTGTTCGCTCAATACCTCCCAATACAATCATGTCTTCATTGTGAGCTCGAATAATGGATTCAAATTTACTGTTGGAAGTTGGAGGTGGTTCATTTTTAGCTACTGTACCAATAAAGTCAGAGATATCAACAGAGATCTTCAAAGTAATTTGATCATCACCTGAAATAACTGGCCATATATCGATCTTCAAATTAGCATCTACTGCTGTATATTGCTCTGTAAAAACCGATGTTGTTTGCAATGAAGGGATTACATTTTGCGTTTGTGTTTTGTAATATTGTGTACTTCCAATGCTAAGACTCGCGTGATGTCCATTTAACGTGGAAAGTTTAGGTACCGATCGTAATTCCACATTTTTGTTTTCTTCCAATGCTTGTAATCGGACATAAAAATTAGGTGTTACCTTACCGATATTGAACGAATTATTTTTACCTAATTGCGATAAAAACCGATTGATTGATCCCGAACCAAATGTCATTCCATCCGCTATACTTCCTCCTGTTCGAGGAATAGAATCCGCAATTCCCATGCTGATCCCAGTTTTGATGGTATTGCCTTTTTGAATATCCAACATGGTAACTTCAATCAATACCATCGGGACAAGCTTATCTAGTTTCTTGACATACTGTTCAATTTCACGTATCTGCGGACCAGACCCTGAAACCAACAACATATTTTGTTCTCGAAATTCTTTGATTTCGACATCTTTACGCCAATCCATTGGAATCATGGTCATCATGGTATCAATAGAACGATGTTGCAAATGGATAATCTTATTTTCCCGTAAACCTTCATTTCGACGATTACCGATCAAATACATACCATCATCGACTCTAAAAGTATAAGGTGTGCCTTGGAATATAGAGGTTAAAAATTGGTCAAAAGAAATATCCTTTACACTTGTTGTGATATTCCCATCAATCTGGCTATAGATGAAATAATTGACATTAGATTCTTCTGAGGCACGCTTGATCAACTCAATGATGGGTGTATTTGTTGCCTGAATGGTGAATAGTTTACCTTTACCCGTTTGACTTTTTCCATATAGTGCATAATTTCCAGGTTGTCCGCCCATTCCCTGTCCATCTGGTGACATACCACCATTCATTCCATTTGCAGCATTATTCGTATTTCCTGGACGGAAACGAACATCTGTTTGTTGATCATCATTGATAAAGAGTTCTTCTCCGGGTACCAATGATTCAAAAACATACACATTGTCATTTGTCTTTTTGTACTTCAGTCCATTTACATAGGCTAGTTTTTCCAACGCAGTTTCAAACGGAGCTTCCGCCATAAATCCAGTCACACTCTTCTGTAATAAAGGTGTAGGTACAATTAAATTTTTACCTGAAAGTGCAGTAATTTTTTGAGCGACTCTGGCCAGGGTATCATTCTGTAAATCATAGCTAAGTCCATCTGATTCCCTATTATATTGTACCTTGATATCTTTTGGTTGAAAAATAGGTTGCGCATTAGGCAATTTATGAATGGACATAATAGAGCCGATCACATTGATATCCAAACTATAGGTCTTGGCTAAAAACAGCAATACATTTTTTGCTGTTTCTCCTGTAAAATTATTTACTATACTAAAATTTACACTTTGATCCACATTGATATTCAAATCATTGGATTGTGCCAATGCTCTTAAAAACTCCTGTACGGATACGCCAGAAACGGATAACTTAACTTTCTTTTCCAAACCTGGAACTGTAACAGCAAGTGCGTCCAGCCGCTGTTGTACACGGTAAAAGCTTTCTTCGCTAGTTTGTGCGACTCCTTTCATCAGCGCACATAAACTAACCAATATGGTGATGATAATAATTTTTAAATTCATGTTTAATAATTGAACAATAGCGGATAGATTTCTTCTAATGTAGTTTCTTGTTGAGCGAATAATTCAAATGCATTCTCTCCCAATGTTTTTATTTTTCTCTCTTTCAGCAGCTCATCGACCTGCATATTTCCTTTTTTGATTTCATCCACAAGTCCTTGATCCATCGGTATAATTTCATACACCGCCTTACGTCCCTTGAAGCCCGTGTAGTAACAGTTGGGACAACCTACTGCTATTGCTTGTTGTTGGACGGGGAAATAAGGTTTAAATTGTTTTGGATATTGCTCATCCAGCATCGGTTCGATTTTCTTACATGATGAACATAAGGTTCTCACCAAACGTTGCGCAACTGTTGTATTTAGTGTGTTGGCAATCAAGAAATTAGGTATCCCCATATCAATCAGCCGTGAAATGGTTCCCCAGGCCGAATTCGTATGGATAGTTGATAAGACAAGGTGACCTGTTAATGCTGCGCGAATAGCCATGTTAGCTGTATCTGGGTCACGAATCTCCCCCACCATAATTATATCAGGATCTTGTCGTAGAAAAGTACGCAATGCAGCTCCAAAGGACAAGCCTATATTTTCCTTTAATTGTACTTGATTGATTCCTTCCAAGGTATACTCAATCGGGTCTTCAATCGTCAGGATATTATTGGTTGTTTTATTTAAATGTTTCAACGTCGCATACAGGGTGGTTGTTTTACCCGAACCTGTAGGACCACTAATTAATAAAATACCATTTGGTTTCTTAACGCCATGTAAATAGTTCTCATAATCACTTTCTGACATACCTAGCGCATCCAACTGAATATTGGTAGCATTATTGTTCAACAAACGTAGTACAACCTTTTCTCCGTGAAGTGTGGGTAAGACAGATACTCGGATATCAAATTGATCTTGATTCCTTCGATAATGAATACGTCCATCTTGTGGCAATCGTTTTTCAGCGATATCCAAATTTGCCATGATTTTGATCTTATTGATCAAAGCTGGATAGTCTTCTTTCTGTAGCACATACCGTTCTACCATCATCCCATCAATACGTACACGTACCCGACAACGGTTTTCATATGTTTCAATATGAATATCACTACTTTTGAGCTGCTTGGCTTCATAGATCAAGTTATCTAAAAAATCAGCATTAAAAACCAGATTTTTTACAGTATCTCGCTGTTCTGTACCCTTGTCTCCAAAATAATATTTGTTGAGCCATAGCTCAATTTGTGCACTTGGTAAAGCTTGTAATGTAATTTTTTCATCGAACATGATCGCGAGCTCATCTGCTAAGGCTCGCTGATCTCCAGCTTCGTCCATATAAAAATGAATTTCACCACCTTTAACATCAAAAGGTATGACACGATAATGCCAAGCCACATCTCTGGAGATGCTGTGTAATATTTGAGATGAAAATATAGGTTCGTTCCCCACGTTAATATTAATATTAAGTCAGTGTTTCTATTTAATTTAAGTTAATTTATTTCCTTTTAAACGGTCATATTCATGAACCAATTCGAAAAGAAAGTTTCCCAATCAATAATGTTTAATTTCTGCAATATGAGCCACAATCCAAAAAGTAATGCTTGACATCCCGCTAAGGGAATCCCAATCTTAACATTTCGCCAACGAGGTAGTAGTGCTGTTAGGATCAGGACGATCAGAAGACTTAAGATGTAAAAAACAAAGAAACTTAAGAAAGGAAGATACAAGGCCATACAAAGTAAAAACACCATATCCCCCCATCCTATTTTCTTATCCATTAATTGTTGCCAGGTACCGGTTTTTATTCGAAAATAGACTTGCAAAACTGCAAATTGTAGGAATAAAAAAAACAGATTGATTCCCACCTGTTCATCCATTAGAATGGCTCTACTTTCCTGCTGTTTCAACAATAACAATAGCAAAGCAAGAAACGCAAACAACCAGACATATACAGCCCTTATTTTGAAGTCTAAATAACCTATTGCAAACAAACAACAACAACAGATTGTCACGGGTAACCACATGTTAATCGGGTGTTACTTCTTTCAGATTTTTATCTTGATCTATTTCCCAGACATTAAATGTACCATCGCCATCAAAATCCACTACAGCTGTTGCTCTTCCTAAAAAAGTATTTTGATCAGCACGAACCACTTCTACGCGGTAATTTGCCTTACCATCTTTGCCATTCGTACTCAATTTCTCTTGGATAAAACCAACTTCATCTAATGAACTGCTATATTTGGATTTTTCATAAAAATGATTCTTTTCCAATGTCTGTAAATGTTGAAGCTGTACTTTCGCTTCTGTATTTTTTGCTTTGGTAATCAAGGGCATCAAATTTGGTAATGCTAACAAAACAAGAATACCGATAATGACCATTACGACCAAAATTTCGGTCAAACTATATGCTTTTAACTTTCTCTTAAGGAGCTTTTTCATAAATCTTTCCATACCTCGACTATTAGGCACTGCTAATATAAAGATTTTAGGTTAAAAGCAAAATTAATTAGATCCTATTGAATTCAATTTTAAAATTCTTGAAGTAATTATCGCTTTATTTGATAATTTCTGATAAATATATCTTCGAAGTTAACTAGACCAATTAGCCATGATTTGAATTCACAATATTATAATCAAAGGTTAATTGCTAACGACTACAAGTTGATTAGGAATCAATATTTCCATGGAGAATGGAACAGAATTTTTCGAGAAATTATTCTGTTCTGTTAAGCCTTATCTTGCAAAGAGAGGGGTAATTATCTTAACATTTTTCAGGATTTTTATTCTTAAACGTTTTACATCAGTAATGTAGCCGATAAAATCAATTATCATAAATAGAAGCTAAAAACCATTTTGGTAAGTTTACGCTTGAACAGTCTATTAAACGGAAACAAATCACATAAAAATGTATCCTAGTTATGTCGATAGTCACCATTGCTGGTATCAGACATACTATATTTTGATGTAGGATAGGGTTCAAACACCTTTAAAGAATCCTAAATACAAGTGATAAGAAAGATATAAACGAAGAAAATTCCACTGGCTCTTTGGGATGATATTACATAAGCGATTACGCTATCTGTTTACGTACTTAGCAACGATGGCTTCCAGATCATCTAAATTAAAAGGTTTCGCCAGAAAATCATCCGCACCTGCGGATTCGGCAAGAGCAGCGATATCACTATTTGCTGTGATATAGATAACAGGAATATGTTTGTATTCAGGGTTCTTTTTCAACAATCGAGTTGCCTGTATTCCTCCGATATTAGGAATCCAGTTATCCATTAAAATCAAATCAGGTTTAATCGCAGCGACCTTTTCAATGACATCATGAGAAGTTTTTGATATGCTCACCTGATATCCAGCATCTTCCAAAATAATGGTCACGATTTCCAAAATCGTTGCATCATCTTCGAAAATTAAAATTGTTTTATCTGCATTCATGTTTTCATTTTTTACATCGTTAACACATACTTCTTATTTAATTTAAGGGTAAAGTAAAATAAAAAGTGGTCCCTTCTCCCAATTGACTCTTCATCCCATATTGTCCTTTATGCTGTTGAATAATTTCTGCACAGATATATAATCCTAACCCCAAGCCTTGAAATCGAACAGAAGTCTCTTCTACACGATAAAATTTATCAAATATAGGTGCCTGATTTTGGACAGGTATCCCAATACCAAAATCTTGCACACTAACTTTCACCTCCTGATCATCTATTTCTGTATGAATGATAATCCGATCTGAATCAGGTCCATATTTAAGCGCATTGGTCATAAAATTAACTAAAACCTGTTCTATTCGCATTTCATCGCCCATAATCAATGTATGCAATCGTTGTCCTACTCGTTCGATTTTGAGTGCTTTTCTTTCATGTGTGTGATCTATCGTTTCTATAACCGTATCAATTAAGTGATCTAAATCAAATGGTCGATGACTGATCT encodes the following:
- a CDS encoding general secretion pathway protein GspD; the encoded protein is MNLKIIIITILVSLCALMKGVAQTSEESFYRVQQRLDALAVTVPGLEKKVKLSVSGVSVQEFLRALAQSNDLNINVDQSVNFSIVNNFTGETAKNVLLFLAKTYSLDINVIGSIMSIHKLPNAQPIFQPKDIKVQYNRESDGLSYDLQNDTLARVAQKITALSGKNLIVPTPLLQKSVTGFMAEAPFETALEKLAYVNGLKYKKTNDNVYVFESLVPGEELFINDDQQTDVRFRPGNTNNAANGMNGGMSPDGQGMGGQPGNYALYGKSQTGKGKLFTIQATNTPIIELIKRASEESNVNYFIYSQIDGNITTSVKDISFDQFLTSIFQGTPYTFRVDDGMYLIGNRRNEGLRENKIIHLQHRSIDTMMTMIPMDWRKDVEIKEFREQNMLLVSGSGPQIREIEQYVKKLDKLVPMVLIEVTMLDIQKGNTIKTGISMGIADSIPRTGGSIADGMTFGSGSINRFLSQLGKNNSFNIGKVTPNFYVRLQALEENKNVELRSVPKLSTLNGHHASLSIGSTQYYKTQTQNVIPSLQTTSVFTEQYTAVDANLKIDIWPVISGDDQITLKISVDISDFIGTVAKNEPPPTSNSKFESIIRAHNEDMIVLGGIERTENGNSGRGIPILSRIPILKWLFSSREKTTKKVVSVVFIKPTIIY
- a CDS encoding type IV pilin protein; its protein translation is MKKLLKRKLKAYSLTEILVVMVIIGILVLLALPNLMPLITKAKNTEAKVQLQHLQTLEKNHFYEKSKYSSSLDEVGFIQEKLSTNGKDGKANYRVEVVRADQNTFLGRATAVVDFDGDGTFNVWEIDQDKNLKEVTPD
- a CDS encoding type II secretion system F family protein → MPQIDVSKYKKKKNTAIPSSDDRQGFDLIGFFNKDISFGNGQLSDRKKEEFYLEFSTLLLSGVDLKTAFDLLLLDHKDNKDGKTFQTIKDAVLQGESLSEAIQKNGRFSSYEFYSIRIGEETGKLGEVMKELGSFYKSKISQKRKIISALTYPAIVMTTSLGAVFFMLKFVVPMFADVFSRFGGELPAITAFILHVSQFLDRTFWWGVLILLAIFIFFYVNRKKTWWRKWSSTLQLRLPLFGDIIRKIHLARFANTMRLLVSTNTPLLQSIQLVQQMTDFYPIAQSLQETEKFILQGESLHASLARFTFYPAKLVQLIRVGEEVNRLDFFFEKIATQLTEEVEYKTSTLSSLLEPFIIIFLGLVVGLILIAMYLPMFQMSNSF
- a CDS encoding GspE/PulE family protein; translation: MGNEPIFSSQILHSISRDVAWHYRVIPFDVKGGEIHFYMDEAGDQRALADELAIMFDEKITLQALPSAQIELWLNKYYFGDKGTEQRDTVKNLVFNADFLDNLIYEAKQLKSSDIHIETYENRCRVRVRIDGMMVERYVLQKEDYPALINKIKIMANLDIAEKRLPQDGRIHYRRNQDQFDIRVSVLPTLHGEKVVLRLLNNNATNIQLDALGMSESDYENYLHGVKKPNGILLISGPTGSGKTTTLYATLKHLNKTTNNILTIEDPIEYTLEGINQVQLKENIGLSFGAALRTFLRQDPDIIMVGEIRDPDTANMAIRAALTGHLVLSTIHTNSAWGTISRLIDMGIPNFLIANTLNTTVAQRLVRTLCSSCKKIEPMLDEQYPKQFKPYFPVQQQAIAVGCPNCYYTGFKGRKAVYEIIPMDQGLVDEIKKGNMQVDELLKERKIKTLGENAFELFAQQETTLEEIYPLLFNY
- a CDS encoding PilW family protein, with translation MKNKRLKAFTLMEISIALLISAICIGMAFYMFQFFQQLYLKQQQDKQARFAFSLLQHLIKKDLAQANAAYYAENQLQLVDSLGSIRYTFDQQHILRDHYQQHTDTFNLHLIAVEGKYIEPTPPSSTCIDQLQLRVDFEKSTHTFIFEKKYAATQLMQIAQANQHTN
- a CDS encoding response regulator, yielding MNADKTILIFEDDATILEIVTIILEDAGYQVSISKTSHDVIEKVAAIKPDLILMDNWIPNIGGIQATRLLKKNPEYKHIPVIYITANSDIAALAESAGADDFLAKPFNLDDLEAIVAKYVNR